A window of Juglans regia cultivar Chandler chromosome 7, Walnut 2.0, whole genome shotgun sequence contains these coding sequences:
- the LOC108983149 gene encoding uncharacterized protein LOC108983149 — MYASELKSQDDALTHLILSGHKTKQKKHTAGKPKNTLPKLTKPPAHRMIEERQGGAPHGILLAVVVALVLVVPSLVGDQGEAITAAIAELLSPVGLLLLPIVLLLTIQFLSSERGSFISSMFSTGEPDTIHRVSGSPVGVALVLIIILFLLYNRVSIFGGGDDSGD, encoded by the coding sequence ATGTACGCGTCTGAACTTAAAAGCCAAGACGACGCACTCACCCACCTCATTCTCTCCggtcacaaaacaaaacaaaaaaaacacacaGCAGGAAAGCCGAAAAACACACTCCCAAAACTCACGAAACCTCCCGCTCACAGAATGATTGAAGAGAGACAAGGCGGTGCACCCCACGGCATCTTACTGGCCGTGGTGGTGGCCCTCGTGCTTGTGGTGCCGTCCCTCGTCGGTGACCAAGGTGAGGCCATCACCGCTGCCATCGCCGAGCTTCTGAGCCCTGTGGGACTTCTGCTCCTCCCCATCGTCCTCCTCCTCACCATCCAGTTCCTCTCCTCCGAGCGTGGCTCCTTCATCTCTAGCATGTTCTCGACCGGCGAGCCCGACACCATCCACAGGGTTAGCGGTTCGCCGGTGGGAGTCGCGCTCGTTCTGATAATCATTTTGTTCCTCCTCTACAATCGCGTATCGATCTTCGGCGGTGGCGATGATTCCGGTGACTAG